In Meleagris gallopavo isolate NT-WF06-2002-E0010 breed Aviagen turkey brand Nicholas breeding stock chromosome 6, Turkey_5.1, whole genome shotgun sequence, the genomic stretch TGCTCGGCATGCAGGGCAGCTCGCCTTGGAGCTGCCTCTGCCTTTTCCAAGGACATGGTGAAGGCAGCACTATGAACTGTGCCATCTATTCTTGATGTGCAAATCAGGCAGCGCTAGGGAAGCTCCCAAGCACATGGCAGGGGAGGTCAGTGGACTTaggctgtttgttttcattggcTTTTTGGGAAGGTTTCTGTGGTTGTGCTTCAGAATACAAAAGAGTGACTACAGCAAAAAGTAATAACGAAACGTTTTGTCAGAAAACATGCTCAGATGTGCTGCGTGTCAGTTGGTATCCAAAATGACAGGCCATTTGTGGTAGCAAGGTTAGAAATTAGACGTGTTGGATTTCTAGATCAAGTGTGAGAGGGATTTGTATTTACACTTGCCTCGtacagagagctgcagctggaacCAGGAAGGCTGAGCTTGCTTAGTGACAGAACTGGAGAATggcaggctgcaggaggagaaggtTACATGGAACATGGCATGGCTTGATATCACTGATATTTTTAGCCATTCTAGCAGTGCAAGTAGACACtattataatttaaaacaagcaTGGAGTAGAGAAGCACTTGGACTGTTCAGAAGTAGCCTTAAATCATTAATAGTAGCTTAAATCATTGATTGTCTGCTGCTATTTTCAGGTTGAGGGAGAGCCATGTTTGGAAGAAGGATCTGTGAGATCACTGGGCTTCCTGAAAATGTTTCCCATCTCAAAGTCAATAAGTAAACATTGTGGCCGATAAGTGTTCCTGCCACACAGCTTCAAGGCTTCAATTTCTAAAACCTAAAGGGTACAAAATGTGTTAAATCTCATTGCTTATTTTAACATTAAAGAAGCTTGTTATGTGATCAACAATGATTTGATAATAATTATTGGCCAGTAGCATGAAGAACTCTGTATTCAGCCATCTGACCAAAGGAACTGGGTTCTGAGATAAGAGACAGGAATGTTGCCCTTCACATAAATGTCTTGCTCCACATCACGTCCTTTCAGCTGTTCAGTAACCAGACTACTGATTGCTCCCCACTTAAATAAGTCTTTGAAAGGTGAAAGGTTCTGCTTTCTGTTGGAAGTATTTTGGAAGATGCTCAGCCCCAGCTTTGCTTTTGATAAAGCTGAAGAAGTACTGAGAGGAGGTAAAGTTGCTTACAGATTGGATAGCTTGCAATTGTGATAGAAATTAGTCTCACTTAGTCTTATTTTGTTGCAGATGAACATTGTGCTGCCTGCTATATTAACAGATGAAGTGCAGGGGACCAGAGGAATTGTCCTATAGATTCTCTATTGCTGTGCAGAAATGATTGAGCAAGAGTGGAGCATGCTAGAAATCTGACTTCAAAATCAATAGCAATTGAGGTTTAAATTCTGAAGCCCCTTAAAATAGATGTTGTGAACATGAATTCACATACGTAGAGAGGGGTTAGGCAGGCTGGATATCAATGTGTGTAACCTCTCTGATTTTAGTTCCTGTTCTGTATGCAGCCTGACTGTTCTCCTctaaatatttcctttgctgATAACAGTGTGAATGCTTTATAATCTCTTTACCCAGAAGTACTGAGGCCATATTTCTTGACATTTAAGTTCCAAGATGTAGTTTTTACTAACGTCTTTTTGGGCTGAGACTACAAGGAAACACTGTGAGTACTAAATTCTGTGTATGACTTGCCTTCTAACAAACAAGCAGTTCAAGCTAGATGAAATGCTGGAAAGTTGCTGGAAAGTCATAATAGCAGATTTGTTTATGGCATGCCATTGAAGGAAGGAGGAACTGTTTTGGGCATTGGAATCGTTTGTTGGTGTGGTCAAGTGAAGTCATTTCTCTGTATcttggtttcttcttttcttaacGTGGAGCATAACCTTGTGGAGAAGTACACAAGGGATAAGCATGATGAGAAATACATTTATCCAGTGTAGTAGTGGGGCAAATGAGCAACCATGTGCACAGGAGAACTTGAACATCAGagatatttcaaaataacaacTTATAGgtgaagaagaaattctttgtgaCAGAAGCTGAAGTCATCATGAGTTTGCTGGTCCTCTTCTCCAGTTAACTTACTGTTAACACAATCAAGCATTAGCctttataatatttataagGCAAAAGGAAACCCAGACAACTCTataaattactattttaaacCCATCTAAAAGTAAAGAAGATGACATTCTCATAACTTGCAATATCCTTTAAGTGtgacatatatgtatatatgtgtacatataactaaaaaaacccacattaaTATGTAATGGAAGATGCTTAAAATGGAATCTGATCCCTTACACTCATCTTGAACTTACAGTCCCTAAAGCCTCTCCTATGGAGATGCTGACATAAGAATAACATTTAGTCTATAGGCAATATGCTTTGTTCTCTTAATTATCATTTTCAGACTCCATAGAAAAAGTATTTGGCCTCATAGTGAAAACTACTGCACTTCTCTTAGGACTCATGCTGCCTGGAAGTCTGCTCAGGGAAAGCACGGACTTACTTTCAAATGAATGAGTGATATATTGGATTATGCTAAGCCTGTGCTTGTGTGTGCATTTTTAAACAAGGTTGCTGGAGTTTGTATTGGTGAAGTTACTGTATAGCAAATGAGGGTTTGCAATTGAGAGTGCTGCTGTTAACTATCCACACACGCTTCCTCTGGCTCTGTTTTCTCCAGTTTGAGGACAGTATGTGCCTGTAGCATCTTTGTGAGACAACTTTCACTAGTTTGAGATTGTAATACATTCTTTTGCTCTTAATGCCTATTTACTCCCTATGTAAACTTGCCATAAGTGGATGGGACCATTTATATCTCTTTGTAAGTACTTCTGAAGAAtcattcatttctcttttattgAGGACAGCTtgtaagaagagaaaaggaaagaggacaGAGTTCTAGGAAATGATTGCAGACTCTATTAAAGTGGTTCAGAGAAGTCTTTGGTCAATGCTAAATCCGGCCTCTATTCTTCTGGTAAGACTTCAATTTCTAGTGAGGAGAGTGGCAAGGTTTCTATGGTGGAGCAGCCAGTGGCAGTGTGGGAGCGTTGGCTGGGGACAACTTTGGAGCTCATCTGCTCCGGGTAGGactgtgagcagtgctgggttGACAGCCTTTATCTACCTGAGTCTTGAGAACCTTTGAGAACAGCACCTTTGAGAAGCACCAAACCAACTTGcagatggttttgtttttttttttgtttgttgtttttttttttgatgtccAGAACCTTTCAAGCCATTACCTCATGGCTGTTGGATTTGTTTTGCTGTCAGTAAGTCCCAAGAAGAGTTTGCCTCCGTTGGTTTTGCAATGGTCCTTCATTTTCAGCTGCTATTAGGTTACCCTTGAACTACTACCTCTTCGTCagactgaacaaacccagctccatTCCATGATTTTCAGACATCACTCTCAAGGCTCCAGGCCACTTGGTGACCCTTTCCAGTTTCTCCCATTCTTTTCTACCTGGGAGGTTTGAAATAGAACTCAGTACTTAATGCTGGTGAAGCTGCAGTGTGAGTTTCCTTTGATCCCACTCCTCTTGACTTTCCCTTCGTGGCGAGAGCAGACTCTTGGCTCCCATTCCACTTGGCAGTCTGTGTGATCTGCAGCTCTATCTCAGCAAGGCTGCTCAGCCAGTCTGTTCCCAAGATGCACAGATGCAATCCTGGTGCAGAATTTTGCACTTTGTGAGATTTCTCTTGGCTCACTCCTCAAGTTTATCAGGTCTGTCTGAACTGAACCTCTGCTATTTGAAggttgctctttctttttcactatCATCCACTGATTTTCTGAGGATTCACTCCATCTCATTGCTCAAGTTGTCTATAAAGATACTGTGTAATATCAGCCCCTCTATGAACCCCCTTACTAGCTTCCAGCTGGATACTGAGCCATCCAGTACTAGCCTTTAACTCAGCAGTCCATCCAGTCTCCATTCAGTTGTACAGGCCACTCCTTTTTCCAATCTACACTTGTCCAGCTTACTAATGAGAATACTGTGGGACAAATGGATTCTGGTTGTATTTAGTAGAAACTGGACTGTGATTTGATCTATTTTTAGTGGATTTATTAGGCTAATATTTGAAATACCAGTAACGAAGATTAGTTTTACATAACCAAAGATTTATGTAGATAAAATTGCATCTACATTGGAAACATAGATTGGCAAACTTACTGGAAACTTACGTTTCTGATTTCCAAAGATGGCATTATTTTCTCTGGGAGTAAGctcccaaagctgctgctgtgaaaCAGCACTATGAAACTACATATATCTGTATTGTTCATTCTGTTAAGCAATGaataacagggaaaaaatgcttttattcttctggGGTGGGCCTTGAGGACAAAAGAGTTGAAATGCTCAATTTACAAGATAGAGTTTATTTCTTGAAGATCTGCATCTGAGCAATTAATTACACCTGCAGCCCAAATTGGTAACTGCTGACCTGCACGTCTGATATTTCCTTGGCAGCCGCCTCTTGACCAGAAACCAGAAGGGATGATTCGGAGTgccaaaatgaaagaataacaACCATTTATTTCATCTATCTTTCAACATGCAGAAGGAGGCACCAGCATAATCCTAagtctgttttgaaaaatgGCTTTCTGTctccatttcagttttaaaatgcaagGTCAATTTTACACATTTTCAAGTGGCCAGAAGTAGAATAGTTGATAGTGGCTTTCATCCACACGATGTGTGACTGATTGGATGAAGTACTTCTACATTGCTTGCCAGCCAGAGCCCAGTGGCATGGACCTGTGATCATAATGAATTTCCAGATGTTTTAAGGAACTGGACAGCAATTAGCTTCCTATAGGAATAGAAAATTCTCAAAGAGAAtagtttaaaacttttttttttcctgcttaattCTTGAACATTTGAGGTTGAACAACAGATTTTAAGCCTGGAATATTTTCTCTATTGAAAACTGACACAGTTTTCAATAGATTTAGTATATAATAGATTCAACAAAGTATATAATAGATTCAACAGATTTAGTATATAATTCTTAATACCAGAAAAGTTTTTTGGGCAAGAGAGCCACAGTAATAACTTCTAGTGTCACACAGCTTAATTTCGTGTACGCATCTTCTAGGTTATGGAAGGTGAGGGaattaacagcagcagcaagaatgGTACACTGCTGCTCCAACACTGCATGTATCTAACAGATATTTTAGGCTCagattttggttttgattttgatGCTTGTAGGAATAAAATTGATTTAATCATTTTAGACTTGACAAATGGCTAAACAAAGATCTgaacagataaatattttcaagcatagctgaggcagaagaaagaagccTGGATAAAAGTGATTAGGTGatgcttttcctacttttttgGCTTTCCTTTGTGGAATAAATTGAAGTGTGGCACATTTTGAGGTTCTTCTTGAGACAACACCTTGAAGAGCTATGTGGTGGCGTGTAAGTTCAGTGCTTTGAAGCTGATGTGGAGTACGGGATGTAGAATTATAGAAACatttgggatggaagggacgtatagaggtcatctggtccaaccctcCCCCAGTGAATGGGGATATCTGCAGCTAGATGTGGTTGCTCAGGGCCCAACCAGCCTGACTCAGCTGTTTCTGATTGGAAATTGAGTTATgtgatttcttttgttgttcACTTCTGACGCTTATGTAGTAAGATAACTCTTCCCAGTGGTATCAGACAATGCAATAAAGTGAATGGGCATAGATCAGGATGGATAGATCTTACCTGATTAGCAAAGCTAATTTTTAGCAGTAACATTATGCAGTTCATAGCCCTGTGCTGCATGCAATCAGAAAATCTGTCTGTGTCGGAGCCAAGGCttttatgttgttttctttcctcttccctgtAGTTTAGATTCATAACAACTTGGCacagtgttttggttttaaCTTAATGTGATGATTAAGGCTTTTTGTTTAGGAGAAGCAAAACTAATGTGAATTAATCCTGAAACTATACTTATTATTGAAAAATTTCCTTGACTTTGATACCATTCTTTTGTCTCTTCATGCGGTGAAAGGAAGATGTAGGTATGGCAAATCCTTGTATTCTTGTGGCCTGTCTTAAATTTCTCTTGAAGATTACTGGCTTTTTGTAAAAACTTTTCTGAGGCATTGTCCTCTTCGAACACAAGTGGAAGAAAACACCCACCATGTTTTGATCTTGATGAGCATCACAACTCGTTTTACAACTTCCTTGATGTTCTCTAAGATTTCCATGTTTCAAAAGCAGCATTACACAGATCAGCCTTCTGAAAGGTACTGTAGCTGAAAAATACAGCTTCACCTGTTTTGTGTTGAAACCAAGAAAAGTGCCCTGCTTTAGGATAAACACACTGAAATGATGGCTAAGCTGGaaatttactttaaatatatatatatatatatatatatatatccctCTGGATAAGCAGTAAAATGTCATAATACATCTTGTTTGGACAGAAACCAGTGAGCAACCGTAAATGcttgctttgtatttgttgtgGAGTAAAATCATGGAGTTGCACTAAACTGAGCACATATTGGTTTTGATAATGATACACCTTCTGGGTATTTTCTGGTGAAGGCAAGCTTACGTAAATTTTAACCTCCCAAGTTGAGTTGATGCAATATAACAGAATGTAATAGGTAATGTTATGCATGAGTCTGACAGGTTTGGATGAGAGCATTAGGCATCTTGTGTATTGGTCATCTGAGTTggctttttctgctgcttacCTCCTGCTGTAACTCACTGCATGTTTCTTTGTAGCTTTTtatgttggatttttttttttttgatgttctATGTTTTTGGTATGGAAACAGGAAAGGCTGGAGCTTCCTGCTTGCATAAACAATAAATTCCAGTAAAGTAACGGAGACAGATTCCACTTACCTTCCCTGAATACCATCTTTTAAAGGAAGGAAACGGCATAAGAGGGCTTTGGGCATTGAAATAGGATTGACTTCATAGTAGAGCTGTTTTCCTGACTAATTATGTAGCAAAGACAGGACACCTTTATTGTTTCATAACATGCAGTCCTTGAGATACagatctgaaaaatatatttgtgtgaCCTTGTTAACTATTGTGTTATATCATATAAACTATACGTAATCTTCTGTAATAAATTAATGCAACTGTATTTCTGATTAGAGTAAATTATGGCAGTGTACTCTCTTCCACGTCCAGAGCTGTGCAGCCATGCTTTCTTtaactatttcagaaaacatctaggattttcattcttctgttcTATGAATTACAgctgatgatttttattttatttgtcaaTTCTGTTATAATCTACACAAATTCAGTGTTTCTAGTCAATCACTGGTACACAACACAGCTCATCTTGTAGGTGGGCTAAGTTAGAACAACTCCACGTTGACAGTGTTGAAGAATATGTGAGCCTTAAAACATCTGGTACTTAAGTCACCTTTAGGATGAAGTGGAGAATTGGTTTGTTGAGAATTGTGCTACTTCTCTCTGTGCTGGAAAGAATCATACCTTTCTGATAACAGCTTTAACATAAGGAATGTAGTTGTGTGTAGATTGAGCCTCTTCTACATGCAGACTaactctttgttttctcttccctccagcTGGTGAGCCTGCTGCTGATTGGAATTGCAGCATGGGGAATTGGCTTCGGCCTCATCTCTAGTTTCAGAGTTGTTGGAGTGGCAATTGCTGTAGgcatcttcctcttcttcattgCCTTAGTTGGATTGATTGGTGCCGTGAAACATCACCAAGTGTTGCTGTTCTTTGTATCCTTCAGTGTATTACATGGATTACGGCTTGGTTCAAGTTACGTGAACAATCTGCTCTGGTGGGCAAAGACACTTGTGGAAGGCAGAAATTCAGTCTTGTTTTGGTCTAATGCAGTCCAAATTAAGCATAATTCCCAGCTTTAcccttcttttttcattctaaaaattttgaaatactttaattttttcagagtttttaaGGTGAGGCACTGTATCATAAATCCTTCTCACTGTGTGCTTAACCCTAAAGCAACCCTAAAGAATATGTGAACTACTACGTTATTTAACAGTGGAGGACAATGATATAGCCAGTGAAATGATTGGAGCTGGCAGAGGAATGCATAGTCATATGCTGCCAATAAGCACTTTCTTTTCATACCTACTTTTTAATTGTGAACTCAGATTAGAAATGAGCACAGGCCTTCTCAGCATGGTGCTTTGCTGTCCCTTtttgtgttatcaacactgaaTAAGCAGTCTGCTTTGCATAACAAACTTGTTCTATGCAGATGAGAGAAAAGATTAAATCAGataatattcttatttttctggttGTGGACTCCAAATAATAACATGCTCTGCTTTGATACAATTTAATCTTTTCCACATCTAGTCAGAATTTATCTGtagatttttgtttcagatgacCTGATTTAATCCAGTGATTATATATTCTGTAAGCAAAATTTTTGAGAATGCATCTTTAACTACTGCTTACAGTACATGATTATTCTTTTGCTAGTCTTCATTGTCCAGTTTTCTGTCTCCTGTGCCTGTTTGGCACTGAACAAGGAACAGCAGGTAAGAAATACTTCCTGATTTCTCAGTTAACCTATAGCATAACATTATTTCTTATTACACACAGACATGTGTGtatatgcatgcatgcatatatttatatgtagCCTTCCTCTAAATGAAGAgcatatattttaagaaaatctgcCTTCAAAAAACATAGAGTCATCtagtttggaaaagatcttcaggatcatcaagtccagccaccAACCTGACCCATTGAGTCCCATTACTAATCCACATCTCATAGTGGCTTGTCCATACAGCTCTTAAATCCCTGCCTTTCAGCTGtcctttaaaaattgttttagttTTAAAGTTTCTGTCAAGGTTTTTGGTCACAAGTGTAGCAGCATAGTATCTTGATTATATCATGTCTTCATGAGTTCCAAATAAGCTGATGAAATCTACAGTAATCATAATGTAAAGTTTATAAAAACCACTGAATTGTTCTTATGTAATTGCAAAGGTGACAACTGTATTAGGTACAGATCAGATctgtgggaaagaaagacaacttCTGTGGGGTATGGAGAATAATTCTTAATGCATAAAGAAGGGGCAAGACAAAATGATCTACTTCCTCTATGTGCAACAGAGTGATTTGTTTAAAGTCTGAGCAGTCCCAGTTAGATTAGTCACATGTCTCATTACTAGTGCTCTTCTCAGGTTTAGGAAGAAGACTGGAAGAAAATGAGTTATGACCATTTATGACCAAACTTGCTGCTGTTAGGTGTTGCAATCTCATTAGCTATCCAGACTGTTTGAATGTTAAagtcattttttaatatattatccTGTTAGACATGGGGATCTGAAAGTTTTAATTGTAAAATGTTGTGTAATTGGTGGAGCAAAACTGGGTAAGCACAACAGTTTGTTTTGTGACTTCTTTCCATTGAATAGGCAGACACAAATAAGGTTTGTGTTTGAGATATATTTGGAAAACTCCTGTTTTGACTCTTGTGAGAGCAACAAAAAGGGATCATCTACTTTGCCTAGTATATTGGTTTCCACTGAGATAGAAAACAGTTCAATTAATGTGTTTTTGCTTATACCTTCCAGAGTCAACTTCTAGAGGTGGGATGGAATAACACTAAAAGTGCAAGAACAGACCTTGAGAGAAATCTGAATTGTTGTGGATTCAGATTTTTTGATCCGAATGAAACCTGCTCCTCTGTAAGTTCTTTCTCTCATCCTGTTTGTTCCAAAATGCATAATTTCTTTCCTAGTTGAAGGCAGAGGTTTTTAACAAATCTGTAAATTAGTTGTCACAATGATCCTAAGGTCCTTCCTTAACTTACTGGAAACCTTACTGCAGAGCACTCTTTAAAGGTTGtattctgttgtcatttctgtgtttgcttttctggaGTCTTAAAATTCTCAAAGTTTTGCCCATGGTTTGCAGTTTGCTACAGAGCTAACAAAATAGTGCCAATCGGTGAAGCATCATCAGAAAACAGGATGCAATTTTCTGTTTATGTCTGTTACAGGATTGTTTTAGAAGTCACCAGTGTCAACCATGTGCACCAATAATAGAAGAATATTCAGGAATGGTGCTCAGATTTGTTGGAGGCATAGgacttttcttcagtttcacaGAGGTAAATGAATAGATTAGAAAACAGTGTGTTTTCCtctcaccattttttttttattattttttatttttttatttttaaataaaagccgTAAAGTTTAGGTGTTTTATTACAGGAACTCCCAGTATTGTCTCATGTCTCAGGAGTCAAATCTAATAAGGTCAAAATTTTTCAGGCTGTCAGCTTGTTGAAGTCTGACAAAAACAGGGCTGGGAGTATTTACAGCTTTCTGTTACTTACACTACAAACCATTGACTAGATACCTCATTGAAATGTGGTGCTGTAGATTTTGCAGAAAGCTAACTCATTAGGTTTACTTTTATCCAAAAGTAATGGACAtgctgttgcttttggtttgtttgtctGGTCTTTGGGCTCCACATCCTGTCCTTCCAAGCTCTTTGTTTTTAGgttggttttgtggtttttttttgggtTGGCAAAGGAAGGGATTTTCTTTGGTGTCCCATACATTGCATGGAACAGTTTGATGACTGAATATTTTAAGCATGAGGTTTAAAATgtataaacaaatatatatatttgctttatcaaTCAGTGAATAAAAATCCTCAGAGCAGATCTTTCATAACATGTTAAAATTCTGCGCCTACTGTGTAGTGCAGTTTTCAGACCATAGCTATTACATCAGCAAGAGATATAGCACATAAAGCAAAACCCATCTCTTACTTCTGCCCACATTTATTTACTAAAAAATTGTGAAATTGTGACCTCTTTACCTGAGGTatggagcagaagagggaaaaggaCAGAATTTGAAAATGCACTGGAAAAATAGCTTTATTCTTAAGCTGtagctttaaaatgaaaaaagagttTGAAGGATATTACTTTATCCTAAAAAGAGGTTTACaaatatttatcatttaaaGAGGGGAAAGAACAGTAATAGATGCTCCTATTATAAATACTCTTCTAAAACTGTATCTAAAAAGATACAgttttgtcctttctttctgtgttgttAGATCTTTCTGAGAAAGgtgcattatttttctaattaagaAAGTTGTGTGGGGTTGTATTTTAGCAATAGTAAAATATCCTACACTCGTgctgtaaatttattttaaatgtaaaattctGATAATGAGTTTTGTGAAACTGTTGAAAGATAAGTGGGAGACCCTCTGCTTAATAAtatctttgtgttttcctttcagattcTGGGAGTCTGGCTGACCTATAGATACAGGAACCAAAAGGATCCCCGTGCAAACCCTAGTGCTTTTCTTTGATAAGTTTATAAAGGACTGAATCTTCTTTCTGCATCCTCTACTTCAGAATACTAGATCTCCATAGTTTAGTGTTTCTCTGTAGTAGGAATACTCTGTGTACCAGAAGGAAAATTTACCTTCCATAAATTTGCagttttcatctttaaatattcactgtttttcttataAGAATCACTATCTTGAAGTAGATTGGCGTATTCAGTAGCTGGGCAGAATCAGAATGCTGTTCTGAGTTGATAATTTTTTGTTAAAGACTTGGTAGTTGATGTGGTGAGCTCTATTCAGTGAGTTTTGAAGCACTGCTGGCTTCTCTggtgtccaaaaaaaaaaacccaagtgTTTTCTGCTGTATTCATTAATTACAAAAATTCACCTCATTTCTCATTagaattacaaaaataaatggtgGGTGTTTAATGCTTGTTTGATTGTATGATTTGATTAGAATTTAGGATGAGTTCTAGTTGCATTCTGTGTCTAAATAATGGTCTCACTCTCTTGTTAAGGTTATAAAAAAGTTgaagttgttgttttgttattttctgtactgCACATGAGTGACTACTGTAATCTTcaccccttcccttccccgttTGCTGTGGCTATCTGGAagatttagatttctttttgaaaataaaagtactttattttttactggATATTTTCACAATGAGAACAGTGAATGAATGTAATCTGCAGCTAATCAACTTgaacctatttttttctttgacatcAAAATGAAGTTTGATATTTGCATGACATCAGAGTTGGTAGTGGTCTGGCATCTTGTTCATGTAAGAAACTTGACTTGGTGTTTGGAAAGttgtacaaata encodes the following:
- the TSPAN13 gene encoding tetraspanin-13, whose product is MVSTERRRHLYPLTAFRLLTEKEHRVVLMLQNNTDFEYENGTEEKRGLLGNTNPQRERKIWKRKGGTSTVSQTTKWLRRCQTSPHRPQLVSLLLIGIAAWGIGFGLISSFRVVGVAIAVGIFLFFIALVGLIGAVKHHQVLLFFYMIILLLVFIVQFSVSCACLALNKEQQSQLLEVGWNNTKSARTDLERNLNCCGFRFFDPNETCSSDCFRSHQCQPCAPIIEEYSGMVLRFVGGIGLFFSFTEILGVWLTYRYRNQKDPRANPSAFL